The proteins below come from a single Candidatus Woesearchaeota archaeon genomic window:
- a CDS encoding ATP-dependent DNA helicase produces MADASVDKGNGSMRDIFFPYEKVRDIQNRMIELVEQSLKSGSNIVVHAPTGLGKTVATLGPALSYSLKHKKTVFFLTSRHTQHRIAIDTLKEIKERFGEEFFVTDIIGKKWMCLQPGISLLNSHEFREYCRHLREEGTCEFYENTKKGSRPTKEASLAISEIDSRGPMHTDQLISLCRDHKLCPYEVAALIAARSSVIIADYYYVFNPKIRESFFIRSGKTLHDSIIIVDEGHNLPGRMRALMSEKISNFSIRKALYEAKKMQYSETIDLLTSIQNVVNDLSSDLNLSRREKIIDKQDFIDRIAAIKDYDEIVADLSSVAESVREMNKSSSIGAIASFLEKWPGPDDGFVRIISYRELRKEPFVQLSYRCLDPSMLTKEVVENSHSSILMSGTLNPTDMYADLLGFPENTAIISFRSPFPEENKLTVIVNETTTKFDRRNDREFRRIAEIVSEIISLVPGNIVVFFPSYSLRDRIYSLMDISKTVFLEKPEMTKDEKFGMLDNFKSYNDSGAVLLAVSGGNFYEGIDLPGDLLKAVVVVGLPLQQPDLEIKSLIDYYDAKFGKGWDYGYIAPAFSKCLQAAGRCIRSETDRGLVIFLDERFAWKNYYRHFPADTKMTVTRDYRKLISDFFSE; encoded by the coding sequence ATGGCTGATGCATCAGTTGATAAGGGCAATGGGAGCATGAGGGATATCTTCTTTCCATATGAGAAAGTTAGGGATATCCAGAACAGGATGATTGAGCTTGTTGAGCAATCCTTGAAATCAGGGAGCAACATTGTCGTGCATGCCCCTACAGGTCTTGGCAAGACAGTGGCCACCCTTGGTCCTGCTCTCTCATACAGTCTGAAGCATAAGAAGACTGTCTTCTTTCTCACTTCAAGGCACACCCAGCACAGGATTGCGATAGATACGCTGAAAGAGATCAAGGAGAGGTTCGGAGAGGAATTCTTTGTCACAGATATCATCGGCAAGAAATGGATGTGTCTCCAGCCGGGCATCTCTCTTCTGAACTCCCATGAGTTCAGGGAGTACTGCAGGCATCTCAGGGAAGAGGGGACATGCGAATTCTATGAGAACACGAAGAAAGGCTCTAGACCGACAAAAGAGGCTTCGCTTGCCATCTCTGAGATTGACAGCAGGGGACCTATGCATACTGATCAGCTGATAAGCCTGTGCCGGGACCATAAGCTCTGCCCTTATGAGGTGGCTGCGCTGATCGCTGCAAGGTCGAGCGTGATAATCGCTGATTATTATTATGTCTTCAATCCGAAGATAAGGGAATCATTCTTCATCAGGTCTGGAAAGACCCTGCATGATTCCATAATCATCGTCGACGAGGGCCATAATCTTCCTGGGCGCATGAGGGCATTGATGAGCGAGAAGATATCCAATTTCAGCATCAGGAAGGCCCTGTATGAGGCGAAGAAGATGCAGTATTCAGAGACGATCGACCTGCTGACATCTATCCAGAATGTGGTTAACGATCTCTCGTCTGATCTTAACCTAAGCAGGAGGGAGAAGATCATTGATAAGCAGGATTTCATAGACAGGATCGCTGCCATCAAGGATTATGATGAGATTGTTGCGGACCTCAGTTCTGTCGCTGAATCAGTCAGGGAGATGAACAAATCCTCTTCGATTGGTGCGATAGCGTCTTTCCTCGAGAAATGGCCTGGCCCTGATGATGGTTTTGTCAGGATAATCTCATATCGTGAGCTGAGAAAAGAGCCGTTTGTCCAGCTCTCTTACCGCTGCCTTGACCCGAGCATGCTCACAAAAGAGGTGGTGGAGAATTCGCATTCCTCTATCCTGATGTCAGGCACGCTTAACCCGACAGACATGTATGCCGATCTGCTGGGATTTCCTGAGAACACAGCGATAATCTCTTTCAGGTCACCGTTCCCTGAAGAGAACAAGCTCACCGTGATAGTCAATGAGACGACAACGAAGTTTGACAGGAGGAATGACAGGGAATTCAGGAGGATTGCGGAGATTGTGTCGGAGATCATCAGCCTGGTCCCGGGTAACATAGTGGTCTTTTTCCCGAGCTATTCTCTGAGGGATAGGATCTATTCTTTGATGGATATCAGCAAGACTGTCTTTCTCGAAAAGCCTGAGATGACAAAGGACGAGAAGTTCGGGATGCTCGACAATTTCAAGAGCTATAATGATTCCGGCGCTGTCCTGCTCGCTGTGTCAGGTGGGAATTTCTATGAAGGCATTGATCTCCCTGGTGATCTCCTCAAGGCTGTCGTTGTCGTTGGCCTGCCGCTCCAGCAGCCGGACCTTGAGATCAAGTCGCTGATCGATTATTATGATGCCAAGTTCGGCAAGGGCTGGGACTATGGTTATATCGCTCCAGCCTTCTCCAAATGCCTGCAGGCTGCTGGCAGGTGCATCAGGTCTGAGACAGATCGCGGTCTCGTGATTTTTCTTGACGAGCGTTTTGCATGGAAGAACTATTACAGGCATTTCCCAGCTGACACCAAGATGACTGTGACAAGGGATTACAGAAAGCTCATCTCTGATTTCTTCAGTGAATGA
- a CDS encoding nucleotidyltransferase family protein, with protein sequence MKAIVLAGQDDCRQRDVEIYNAINRKDFLWNTYKPLINVGDGDSYVPLIGRVLAALDQSTSVDHIIVAGLPGLENIIDVCQCRTPVTFVPVRKGNSPVHNFFSAYGQAGASGHALVMACDLPLIHETGREGRTAVDRFVDRCISYGLEHDLYMGIVCQDQVGRLGLDRRYFRLVPDHDPGIGRDQDYSIGRRYGFRDASIFLADGSLDSPLLRKNFGKAASLRTYPGPWFAAAYFFMRNVLDITNLIVKYKLGSLGVDELEHRAPKIFGASLKFIEIRGGDAAAFALDIDIKDDLQKLREIAESVHLKHD encoded by the coding sequence ATGAAGGCCATTGTTCTTGCGGGGCAGGATGATTGCAGGCAGAGGGATGTTGAGATATATAATGCGATAAACAGGAAGGATTTCCTCTGGAATACTTATAAGCCTCTGATCAATGTGGGTGATGGGGATTCTTATGTCCCTCTCATCGGCAGGGTTTTGGCTGCGCTTGATCAGAGCACGAGTGTTGATCATATCATCGTCGCAGGCCTGCCTGGCCTTGAGAACATCATTGATGTTTGTCAATGCCGTACTCCGGTGACATTTGTGCCGGTCAGGAAAGGGAACAGTCCTGTGCATAATTTTTTTTCTGCTTATGGGCAGGCTGGTGCTTCAGGTCATGCTCTCGTGATGGCATGCGATCTCCCCCTGATCCACGAGACTGGAAGGGAAGGCAGGACAGCTGTAGATAGGTTCGTTGACAGATGTATCAGCTATGGTCTGGAACATGATCTATACATGGGTATTGTCTGCCAGGACCAGGTTGGTCGTCTTGGACTGGACAGGAGATACTTTCGTCTGGTGCCTGATCATGATCCGGGCATCGGGAGGGATCAGGATTATTCCATTGGCAGGAGATATGGTTTCCGTGATGCGAGCATATTCTTGGCTGACGGATCATTGGATTCTCCATTGTTACGGAAAAATTTTGGGAAAGCAGCTTCTCTGAGGACTTACCCCGGACCATGGTTTGCAGCGGCATATTTTTTTATGAGGAATGTGCTTGATATAACAAATCTGATTGTGAAGTATAAATTAGGTAGCCTGGGTGTTGATGAGCTTGAACACAGAGCTCCGAAGATATTTGGTGCAAGCCTCAAATTCATCGAGATAAGGGGTGGGGATGCAGCTGCATTTGCGCTGGATATAGATATCAAAGATGATCTTCAGAAGCTTAGGGAGATTGCAGAATCTGTGCATTTAAAGCATGATTGA
- a CDS encoding diguanylate cyclase codes for MASEPVPQLYDIACELDSRIQSYEVFRNDLLAAHQQMVAMQAKVEQSLTDILKFGQSTVGIEPPARRDMINNVLFAVDTQMRTEYAIPALEIPSAEEYIGSRKRCLGLTEEYSARSESLKRSVERLDRQKERMVISLMKERDICWRTGLYNPRLAEPLVAQEIRNVYACQDGGRPALSSLIFIDFDKFGRFNKLYGSIATNEVLALIGHTLLSNLGPDDKGIRYGGDELLVLLPGRRGDSEYSEAMEQALAIQSAIYNLNLEDIDPGMHFEKLTFSAGIVQFRPRDSQRDFMAEAREWISEADQISRQAKKDGGNLILACGRVEEPENLEHAVQHHPLTGPAVLQNIFIR; via the coding sequence ATGGCTTCAGAACCCGTCCCCCAGTTGTATGATATCGCCTGTGAGCTTGACAGCAGGATACAAAGCTATGAAGTTTTCAGGAATGACCTCTTGGCAGCCCACCAGCAGATGGTCGCGATGCAGGCAAAGGTCGAGCAGAGCCTGACTGATATCCTGAAATTCGGGCAGAGCACTGTCGGGATAGAGCCTCCGGCAAGGAGGGATATGATCAACAATGTCTTGTTTGCCGTCGACACACAGATGAGGACAGAGTATGCCATCCCTGCGCTTGAGATCCCGTCAGCAGAAGAATATATCGGCAGCAGGAAAAGATGTCTTGGCCTTACTGAAGAATATTCTGCGAGGTCTGAGTCTCTCAAGAGATCGGTCGAGAGGCTGGACAGGCAGAAGGAGAGGATGGTGATTTCACTCATGAAGGAAAGGGATATCTGCTGGAGGACTGGCTTGTATAATCCTCGTCTTGCAGAACCGCTGGTCGCACAGGAGATCAGGAATGTTTATGCCTGCCAAGATGGCGGGCGGCCCGCTCTGTCTTCGCTCATTTTCATTGACTTCGACAAGTTCGGCAGGTTCAACAAGCTGTATGGCAGCATCGCCACAAATGAGGTGCTGGCTCTGATTGGACACACCCTCCTTTCTAATCTCGGTCCTGATGACAAGGGTATCAGGTATGGCGGAGACGAATTATTGGTGCTCCTCCCTGGCAGGAGAGGGGACAGCGAATACTCTGAAGCCATGGAACAGGCTCTCGCTATCCAATCAGCGATATACAACCTGAATCTTGAAGACATCGATCCGGGCATGCATTTCGAGAAGCTCACTTTCAGTGCTGGCATTGTGCAGTTCAGGCCAAGGGATTCGCAAAGGGATTTTATGGCAGAGGCAAGAGAATGGATCTCAGAGGCGGATCAGATCTCCAGGCAGGCAAAAAAGGATGGGGGAAACTTGATTCTTGCCTGTGGTCGGGTAGAGGAACCCGAGAATCTGGAGCATGCGGTGCAGCATCATCCATTGACCGGTCCTGCTGTCCTCCAAAACATTTTTATTAGGTGA
- a CDS encoding HDIG domain-containing protein: MKDIITEEFALKLLKRYSKSGTKGSYRIVSSDAKRLSKLAVAYAKKAVKNGHDIDIGFVASASLLHDIGRFRYPPFAKDNIRHGIEGARILKKEGLSRRYQDVCLNHIGAGLRRSDIIRQNLPLPKKDFMPKTKEEIIISYADLRFHEGRVVGIVRESRRYESFQKGLGKRVLQFHNRVMKLIGADNKVRNIR, translated from the coding sequence ATGAAAGATATTATAACAGAAGAGTTTGCCCTGAAGCTTCTTAAGAGATATTCAAAGTCTGGTACAAAAGGATCTTACAGGATTGTCTCATCTGATGCAAAGAGACTGAGCAAGCTTGCCGTCGCTTATGCGAAGAAAGCAGTCAAGAATGGTCATGATATTGACATTGGATTTGTGGCATCAGCTTCACTTCTGCATGATATTGGAAGATTTAGATATCCCCCATTTGCCAAGGACAATATCAGGCATGGCATCGAAGGTGCAAGGATCCTCAAGAAAGAAGGGCTTTCAAGGAGATACCAGGATGTCTGCCTGAATCATATTGGTGCTGGTTTACGGAGGTCTGATATTATCAGGCAGAATCTCCCCCTCCCGAAGAAGGATTTCATGCCGAAGACCAAGGAGGAGATCATCATTTCCTATGCAGACTTGAGATTTCATGAGGGTAGAGTTGTGGGTATTGTTAGGGAATCCAGGAGATATGAGTCATTCCAGAAAGGCCTCGGGAAGCGTGTTCTTCAGTTCCACAACCGTGTCATGAAGCTCATCGGAGCGGATAATAAGGTAAGGAATATAAGATAA
- a CDS encoding alanine--tRNA ligase: protein MIPDKQIKADFRKTAWDDPDKYYATSVLKEEGFIRKICTKCSKPFWAIKDSKVCGDPACSGGFRFFEGSPAKNRMDYIEAWQRFAELFRKFGYTPIKRYPVVARWRDDTDFVQASIYDFQPYVVNGTIDPPANPLVVPQFCLRFNDIDNVGITGAHYTGFVMIGQHAFMPPENWNQDQYFRDIHTWLKEGLGLPNEEIIFHEDAWAGGGNFGPCMEFFSRGLELGNQVYMMYQQTPGGNKELNLKVLDMGMGHERNAWFTKATSTSYETTFPTVTKFLHKETGIKIDDSIMKKFLPYASYLNVDEVENIDKAWDEVSKKTCISKSSLKQSIIPLSQLYSVAEHSRSLLFAISDGALPSNVGGGYNLRVILRRALQFIEKNRWNIRLPELCRLHASYLRPIFPELSENLDDVEQILDVEEKKFYQTLEKSRRIVKGIFEREQDIDTKKLIELYDSHGITPDLISDEAESHGKDIEVPDRFYALVAEQHEQTSQAKEKEKVYDLHGVPDTKALYFDDFKICELTSRVIKVIDNIVILDQTIFYPTSGGQDHDIGTMDDIKVIDVKKQGPHILHFLENPSFKEGDKIHSKIDFSRRLQLTQHHSATHLINGAARKILGSHIWQAGAEKRLDKARLDITHYEQISKEDLQKIEELANEMIAANKPVYKSFMKRNLAESKYGFRLYQGGAVPGKEIRVVDYSNFDIEACGGTHVDLTGEIQQIKILRSTKIQDGIVRIEFTAGDAALDTLSESKALVEQLTGILGVDEDLLASHGQELFEKWKRAKKIIKKGSPDPEFNPELVSQEKIEGDPVQNLSGIYKTQPEHIVKTIERFRKELADMADKLPK from the coding sequence ATGATCCCTGACAAGCAGATCAAGGCAGATTTCAGGAAAACAGCATGGGATGACCCTGATAAGTACTATGCGACTTCAGTCCTGAAAGAAGAAGGCTTCATCAGGAAGATCTGCACAAAGTGCTCCAAGCCTTTCTGGGCAATAAAGGACAGCAAGGTATGCGGTGATCCGGCATGCTCTGGTGGATTCAGGTTCTTTGAGGGTTCTCCTGCCAAGAACAGGATGGATTATATCGAAGCTTGGCAGAGGTTTGCAGAGCTCTTCCGCAAATTTGGATACACACCGATTAAGCGTTATCCTGTTGTCGCCAGGTGGCGTGATGATACTGATTTCGTGCAGGCATCCATCTATGACTTCCAGCCTTATGTGGTGAATGGGACAATAGATCCGCCAGCTAACCCGTTGGTAGTCCCGCAGTTCTGCTTGAGGTTCAATGATATTGATAATGTCGGCATCACAGGCGCGCATTACACTGGCTTTGTGATGATCGGCCAGCATGCCTTCATGCCTCCCGAGAATTGGAATCAGGACCAGTATTTCCGCGATATCCACACCTGGCTTAAGGAAGGATTAGGCCTCCCGAACGAGGAGATAATCTTCCATGAGGATGCTTGGGCAGGCGGCGGAAACTTCGGCCCTTGCATGGAATTTTTCTCGAGAGGTTTAGAGCTTGGCAATCAGGTCTATATGATGTACCAGCAGACTCCTGGAGGCAACAAGGAGCTGAATCTTAAGGTGCTGGATATGGGTATGGGCCATGAGCGAAACGCTTGGTTCACCAAAGCAACAAGCACAAGCTATGAGACAACATTTCCCACAGTCACAAAATTCCTGCATAAGGAGACTGGAATCAAGATTGATGATAGTATCATGAAGAAATTCCTGCCATATGCCTCTTACCTCAATGTTGATGAAGTGGAGAACATCGACAAGGCTTGGGATGAAGTTTCAAAAAAGACATGTATAAGCAAGAGCAGTCTGAAGCAGAGCATCATCCCTCTTTCTCAATTATACAGTGTTGCAGAGCATTCACGCTCGTTGTTATTCGCAATCTCCGACGGAGCTCTTCCCAGCAATGTGGGTGGAGGATATAATCTCAGGGTCATATTGAGGCGTGCATTGCAGTTCATCGAAAAGAACCGCTGGAACATCAGGCTTCCTGAGCTTTGCAGGCTGCATGCCTCTTATCTCAGGCCAATATTTCCGGAACTCAGTGAGAACCTTGATGATGTCGAGCAGATCCTTGATGTCGAAGAGAAGAAATTCTATCAGACTCTTGAGAAATCAAGGAGGATTGTCAAGGGGATATTTGAGAGAGAGCAGGATATTGATACAAAGAAGCTGATCGAGCTTTATGATAGTCATGGCATAACCCCTGACCTGATAAGCGATGAGGCTGAATCCCATGGTAAGGATATTGAGGTCCCTGATCGTTTTTATGCACTGGTTGCAGAACAGCATGAGCAGACATCCCAGGCTAAAGAGAAGGAGAAGGTCTATGATCTGCATGGTGTGCCGGATACAAAGGCATTATACTTTGATGATTTCAAGATATGCGAGCTGACAAGCAGGGTCATCAAGGTCATCGACAATATTGTCATCCTGGATCAGACCATTTTCTATCCAACTTCTGGCGGCCAGGATCATGATATCGGCACCATGGATGATATCAAGGTCATTGACGTAAAGAAGCAGGGCCCGCACATTTTGCATTTCCTCGAGAATCCTTCATTCAAGGAAGGCGATAAGATTCATTCAAAGATTGATTTCTCCAGAAGATTGCAGCTCACCCAGCATCATTCTGCTACTCATCTGATAAATGGCGCTGCAAGGAAGATTCTTGGGAGCCATATCTGGCAGGCAGGTGCTGAGAAGCGTCTTGATAAGGCAAGACTTGACATAACGCATTATGAGCAGATATCAAAAGAGGATTTGCAGAAGATTGAGGAACTTGCTAATGAGATGATAGCGGCTAATAAGCCTGTCTACAAATCTTTCATGAAGAGGAACTTGGCTGAATCAAAGTATGGCTTCAGGCTTTATCAGGGTGGTGCTGTTCCTGGCAAGGAGATCCGTGTTGTTGATTATTCTAATTTTGACATTGAAGCATGCGGCGGCACCCATGTGGATCTCACTGGTGAGATTCAGCAGATAAAGATCCTGAGATCCACTAAGATCCAGGATGGCATTGTGAGGATTGAGTTCACTGCAGGTGATGCTGCTCTTGATACATTGAGCGAATCCAAGGCATTGGTCGAGCAGCTGACTGGAATCCTTGGTGTTGACGAGGATCTTCTGGCTTCACATGGCCAGGAGCTTTTTGAGAAGTGGAAGCGTGCCAAGAAGATAATCAAGAAAGGAAGTCCTGATCCTGAGTTCAATCCAGAGCTTGTCTCACAAGAGAAGATTGAAGGCGACCCTGTGCAGAATCTGAGCGGGATCTACAAGACCCAGCCAGAGCATATTGTCAAGACTATCGAGCGCTTCAGGAAAGAATTGGCAGATATGGCTGATAAGCTGCCGAAATAA
- a CDS encoding HesA/MoeB/ThiF family protein, with protein MRYSRQVALTEIGRDGQKKLTGSSVAIIGVGALGSCSAELLARAGIGRLILVDDEKVELSNIQRQCLFDEKDIGKLKVSVAEKKLALINSGIEVESYDARLNEGNLDLLDCDLIIDATDNIGSRLLISSYAYAHSIPFIFGSVVQTRGMMFVSHEGPCLGCIIGDAVSESDCTSSGIINTIPPMIASLQVTEAIKMLTGHPASRDLMILDVWKGELSRIKVKKRPGCPVCGADKFGFTVERCKTKAAYSARPLKSQKLDLDSIKKRFKVVMETPMLLVIDEHGEIIVHRHGELMFKALDDVRKIRDISERIYRVGVHGA; from the coding sequence ATGAGATATTCCAGACAGGTAGCATTGACGGAAATTGGCAGGGACGGCCAGAAGAAGCTCACTGGATCTTCTGTGGCTATTATTGGTGTAGGCGCTCTTGGATCCTGTTCAGCTGAACTTTTGGCAAGGGCGGGGATAGGCAGGCTCATCCTGGTTGATGACGAAAAAGTAGAGCTCTCTAATATCCAGAGGCAATGCCTTTTTGATGAGAAAGATATTGGCAAGCTCAAGGTTTCTGTTGCTGAGAAGAAGCTTGCACTGATCAATTCTGGTATTGAAGTGGAGTCCTATGATGCCCGGCTCAATGAGGGTAATCTGGACCTCCTTGATTGCGATTTGATTATTGATGCGACTGATAATATTGGATCAAGACTCCTGATCAGCAGTTATGCATATGCTCATTCTATCCCATTCATCTTTGGCAGCGTTGTCCAGACAAGGGGCATGATGTTTGTCTCGCATGAAGGGCCTTGTTTGGGATGCATCATTGGGGATGCTGTTTCTGAGTCTGACTGCACATCGTCTGGCATCATCAACACCATACCGCCGATGATCGCCTCTTTGCAGGTCACAGAAGCCATAAAGATGCTTACTGGTCATCCGGCTTCCAGGGATCTGATGATTTTGGATGTGTGGAAGGGGGAGCTCTCCAGGATCAAGGTGAAGAAAAGGCCGGGATGCCCTGTGTGCGGGGCGGATAAGTTCGGTTTTACTGTCGAGAGATGCAAGACAAAAGCAGCATATTCCGCAAGACCCCTGAAGTCGCAGAAGCTCGATCTTGACAGCATAAAGAAGCGCTTCAAGGTTGTGATGGAGACTCCGATGCTGCTCGTGATTGATGAGCATGGTGAGATAATAGTCCACAGGCATGGCGAGCTCATGTTCAAGGCATTGGATGATGTCAGGAAGATAAGGGATATATCTGAAAGGATTTACAGGGTGGGTGTTCATGGCGCTTAA
- a CDS encoding DHH family phosphoesterase, which produces MALKDKELDSIRGHLDDCSKPLFYFDDDVDGLCSFLLLYRYKREGKGIILKVAPEVKKEMARKAVEFGADKVFILDKPMVSDEFFDEIKADIVWLDHHEVQDISHSNVHYFNPRKHEDSDNRPTTYWCYKVVDPKLEDKNNLWIAAVGCVGDWHLPDFFDRFREVFPELVGEDVKKPEDAYFASRLGELIRILSYILKGQTTEVFKCIKILTRIESPVEILDQATDRGRFIYKKYLKEKEEYDSIMREIVEKHGPGDKKKGMIVHIYHANKTSFTSDLSNELLYMFPERIILVGREKNEEIKLSLRSSKEHDLREALESALTVAEGYGGGHRNACGANVKKRDFSQFVEKLRGELGV; this is translated from the coding sequence ATGGCGCTTAAGGATAAGGAACTGGATAGTATCAGGGGGCATCTTGATGATTGCAGCAAGCCCCTTTTCTATTTTGATGACGATGTCGATGGCCTTTGCAGTTTCCTGCTGTTGTACAGGTATAAGAGAGAGGGCAAGGGCATAATCCTGAAGGTCGCTCCTGAGGTAAAGAAGGAGATGGCCAGGAAAGCTGTTGAGTTCGGTGCTGACAAGGTCTTCATCCTCGACAAGCCCATGGTGAGCGATGAGTTCTTTGATGAGATAAAGGCTGATATTGTCTGGCTTGATCATCATGAGGTCCAGGATATCTCTCACTCGAATGTCCATTATTTCAATCCGAGGAAGCATGAGGACTCTGACAACAGGCCTACGACTTACTGGTGCTATAAGGTGGTTGACCCGAAGCTTGAGGATAAGAATAATCTCTGGATCGCTGCTGTGGGGTGTGTGGGTGATTGGCATCTTCCTGATTTCTTCGACAGGTTCAGGGAAGTGTTTCCTGAACTGGTGGGCGAGGATGTGAAGAAGCCCGAGGATGCTTATTTTGCCTCTAGGCTGGGTGAGTTGATAAGGATACTCTCATACATCCTCAAGGGCCAGACAACTGAGGTCTTCAAGTGCATTAAGATCCTCACAAGGATTGAGTCTCCGGTTGAGATACTTGATCAGGCAACCGACCGCGGCAGGTTCATATATAAGAAATATCTTAAGGAGAAGGAAGAGTATGATTCTATCATGCGCGAGATAGTGGAGAAGCACGGGCCCGGTGATAAGAAGAAGGGGATGATCGTGCATATCTACCACGCGAACAAGACCAGCTTCACATCTGATCTTTCCAATGAGCTTCTTTACATGTTCCCTGAAAGGATCATCCTTGTCGGACGCGAGAAGAATGAGGAGATCAAGTTGAGCTTGAGATCGTCTAAGGAGCATGACTTGAGGGAAGCTTTGGAATCTGCCTTGACTGTTGCTGAGGGTTATGGTGGGGGCCACAGGAATGCCTGCGGCGCCAATGTGAAGAAGCGTGATTTCAGTCAGTTTGTTGAAAAGCTCAGGGGTGAGCTGGGCGTTTGA
- a CDS encoding PIG-L family deacetylase, producing MRRPRIVVFTAHDDDNVFGLGGTLIKYIGEGHDVTCVIFSYGESSNILLKKNITKGMRKKEWLEVSRFIGVRKTVYFGLEDMNVDREIRNKQVLEETIKVLRKTKPDKVFTHSANDAHPDHKAVHSLVLEAYDGLGLKSDLYTFDVWTPFRKSKDLPEMYVDITGQFRKKLKAIFMFRSQRNTIFTLMTSVYWKAFYFGLKNHCRWAEKFYKER from the coding sequence ATGAGGAGACCGAGAATTGTTGTATTCACAGCCCATGATGATGATAATGTATTTGGTCTTGGCGGGACACTGATAAAATACATCGGGGAAGGCCATGATGTGACCTGTGTCATCTTCTCTTATGGGGAAAGCAGCAATATACTTCTGAAGAAGAACATCACAAAAGGGATGAGGAAGAAGGAATGGCTTGAGGTCTCGAGATTCATCGGTGTCAGGAAGACTGTCTACTTCGGTCTTGAGGACATGAATGTCGATAGGGAGATCAGGAATAAGCAGGTCCTTGAGGAGACAATCAAGGTTCTCAGGAAGACAAAGCCGGATAAGGTATTCACCCACTCAGCGAATGATGCCCACCCCGACCACAAGGCTGTACATTCTCTGGTCCTTGAGGCTTATGATGGGCTCGGCCTGAAGTCAGACCTTTATACATTCGACGTCTGGACACCGTTCAGGAAGAGCAAGGACCTTCCTGAGATGTACGTTGATATCACCGGGCAGTTCAGGAAGAAGCTCAAGGCGATTTTCATGTTCAGGAGCCAGAGGAATACCATCTTCACTCTGATGACTTCGGTCTATTGGAAGGCGTTTTATTTCGGTCTCAAGAATCATTGCAGATGGGCTGAGAAGTTCTATAAGGAGAGATAG
- a CDS encoding glycosyltransferase family 4 protein encodes MRILVATDNYLPRWDGISRFLHEILPGLARNFDISVIGPGFPGKSMGIRGVSAELLPTFGFHVGDYSPAKPSMRKIREMVEDCDVVFSQSLGPIGFFAVNYAKRYGKPLVCYVHSIEWELFEKSIKLHRYAKSIVKHTTKSLARSLYNKADLLLVPSKEIGSLLTKEGIRTKKHVVHLGINTEEFRPSAKKADAKKKLSFGDDIIIGFTGRLGREKDLPTLYEAFDIISRVHDDVRLVIVGTGIEELGSRTNKRVIFTGNVDNVQDYLRAFDIFVMPSLTETSSLATMEAMACALPVVSTKVGYIRHYIRDGQNGFFFDFGDANGLARRLDMLIGSESLRRSIGKKARETIVRKYPWSKTMKELNMVFDGFRP; translated from the coding sequence ATGAGGATATTGGTTGCGACTGACAATTACTTGCCGAGGTGGGATGGGATATCGCGGTTCCTGCACGAGATTCTTCCGGGGCTCGCCAGGAATTTTGACATAAGCGTCATCGGCCCCGGATTCCCGGGCAAGAGCATGGGCATCAGGGGAGTCTCTGCCGAGCTGCTCCCCACTTTCGGGTTTCATGTGGGTGATTACAGCCCTGCTAAGCCCAGCATGAGGAAGATAAGGGAGATGGTGGAAGATTGTGATGTGGTCTTCTCCCAGTCTCTCGGCCCGATAGGTTTTTTTGCTGTGAATTATGCCAAGAGGTATGGCAAGCCTCTTGTCTGCTATGTGCATTCCATTGAATGGGAGCTTTTTGAGAAATCCATCAAGCTGCACAGGTATGCCAAAAGCATTGTGAAGCATACAACAAAAAGCCTCGCCCGCAGCCTCTACAATAAGGCTGACCTTCTTCTTGTCCCTTCGAAAGAGATTGGCTCATTGCTCACTAAGGAAGGTATCAGGACAAAGAAACATGTCGTGCATCTGGGCATCAACACAGAAGAGTTCAGGCCGTCAGCAAAAAAGGCTGATGCTAAGAAGAAGCTTTCTTTTGGGGATGATATTATCATAGGATTCACAGGGAGGCTTGGGAGGGAGAAGGATCTTCCTACCCTGTATGAGGCTTTTGATATAATCTCAAGGGTGCATGATGATGTCAGGCTTGTTATCGTCGGCACGGGCATTGAGGAGCTTGGGTCCCGCACGAACAAACGTGTCATTTTCACTGGGAATGTGGATAATGTGCAGGACTATCTCAGGGCTTTTGATATATTTGTCATGCCATCACTGACAGAGACCTCATCTCTTGCCACCATGGAGGCCATGGCCTGCGCCTTGCCTGTTGTATCGACAAAAGTCGGTTACATAAGGCATTATATCAGGGATGGGCAGAATGGTTTCTTCTTCGATTTTGGTGACGCCAATGGTCTTGCCAGAAGGCTTGACATGCTCATCGGGTCAGAATCATTGAGGAGAAGCATAGGTAAGAAGGCCCGCGAGACCATTGTCAGGAAATATCCTTGGTCAAAGACGATGAAGGAGCTGAATATGGTTTTTGATGGCTTCAGACCTTGA